A window from Manis javanica isolate MJ-LG chromosome 10, MJ_LKY, whole genome shotgun sequence encodes these proteins:
- the SLC5A2 gene encoding sodium/glucose cotransporter 2 isoform X2, with the protein MEEHTEPGLVPGLGDQRVLIDNPADILVIAAYFLLVIGVGLWSMCKTNRGTVGGYFLAGRNMVWWPVGASLFASNIGSGHFVGLAGTGAASGLAVAGFEWNAPGMTFPRSSACMKRRSQTLQRSHTGSYSAVNPVPSGAVRGSATGLALRTSVPDRGSNYDATVPAQALRRPSYPPLPVCALAFSVHLHQDFGGHVLRRGIHSTGSGLEHLCLCHCTLGHHHDLHCDRRAGSTDVHGYCADLRHSRGGLHPHGLRLPRGGRVFRAFRQILEGNDVTDRVGGSSCGQHLQLLLPTPTRLLPLAPGPRDGGPAVARVAPGAYHRLQLVLVQRPDEVACVVPEVCRRICGTEVGCSNIAYPRLVVKLMPSGLRGLMLAVMLAALMSSLASIFNSSSTLFTMDIYTRLRPHAGNRELLLVGRVWVVFIVAVSVAWLPVVQAAQGGQLFDYIQAVSSYLAPPVSAVFVLALFVPRINEKGAFWGLIGGLLMGLARLIPEFSFGSGNCVRPSVCPALLCRVHYLYFAIMLFICSGLLTLVVSLCTAPIPHKHLHRLVFSLRHSKEKREDLDADELEGLTSCVVQNGCPEHAVSMEEPQSPAPGLFHQCLLWFCGISRGEAGGHQLPTQEEVAAVARRLEDISEDPSWARVVNLNALLMMAVAMFLWGFYA; encoded by the exons ATGGAGGAACACACAGAGCCAGGCTTGGTACCAGGGCTGGGGGACCAGAGGGTCCTAATCGACAACCCTGCTGACATTCTGGTTATTGCTGCTTATTTCCTGCTGGTCATTGGTGTCGGCTTGTGG TCCATGTGCAAAACCAACAGAGGCACCGTTGGCGGCTATTTCCTGGCAGGACGAAACATGGTGTGGTGGCCG GTTGGAGCCTCTCTCTTTGCCAGCAACATCGGCAGTGGCCACTTTGTGGGTCTGGCAGGGACTGGTGCTGCAAGCGGCTTGGCTGTGGCTGGATTTGAGTGGAAT GCCCCAGGCATGACCTTCCCTCGGAGTAGTGCGTGCATGAAGAGAAGATCTCAGACCCTTCAGAGATCTCATACAGGGAGTTACTCAGCTGTCAACCCTGTGCCCTCAGGCGCTGTTCGTGGTTCTGCTACTGGGCTGGCTCTTCGCACCAGTGTACCTGACCGCGGGAGTAATTACGATGCCACAGTACCTGCGCAAGCGCTTCGGCGGCCATCGTATCCGCCTCTACCTGTCTGTGCTCTCGCTTTTTCTGTACATCTTCACCAAGATTTCG GTGGACATGTTCTCCGGCGCGGTATTCATTCAACAGGCTCTGGGCTGGAACATCTATGCCTCTGTCATTGCACTCTTGGGCATCACCATGATCTACACTGTGACAG GAGGGCTGGCAGCACTGATGTACACGGATACTGTGCAGACCTTCGTCATTCTCGGGGGGGCCTTCATCCTCATGGGTTACG CCTTCCACGAGGTGGGCGGGTATTCAGGGCTTTTCGACAAATACTTGAGGGCAATGACGTCACTGACCGTGTCGGAGGATCCAGCTGTGGGCAACATCTCCAGCTCCTGCTACCGACCCCGACCCGACTCCTACCACTTGCTCCGGGACCCCGTGACGGGGGACCTGCCGTGGCCCGCGTTGCTCCTGGGGCTTACCATCGTCTCCAGCTGGTACTGGTGCAGCGACCAG ATGAGGTGGCTTGCGTGGTGCCTGAGGTGTGTAGGCGCATTTGTGGAACTGAGGTGGGCTGCTCCAACATTGCCTACCCGAGGCTCGTGGTGAAGCTCATGCCCAGTG GTCTGCGTGGACTTATGCTGGCAGTTATGCTGGCTGCGCTCATGTCCTCACTGGCCTCAATCTTTAACAGCAGCAGCACCCTTTTCACCATGGACATCTACACGCGCCTGCGTCCCCATGCGGGCAACCGTGAGCTGCTACTAGTAGGACG GGTCTGGGTGGTGTTCATTGTGGCTGTGTCGGTGGCCTGGCTACCTGTGGTACAAGCAGCGCAGGGCGGGCAGCTCTTTGATTATATCCAGGCAGTCTCCAGCTACCTGGCGCCACCTGTGTCCGCTGTCTTTGTGCTGGCACTTTTCGTGCCCCGCATCAATGAAAAG GGCGCCTTTTGGGGACTGATTGGGGGTCTGCTGATGGGTCTAGCACGCCTAATTCCCGAGTTCTCCTTCGGCTCGGGTAACTGTGTGCGACCCTCAGTGTGCCCCGCACTCCTCTGCCGTGTGCACTACCTCTACTTTGCCATCATGCTCTTCATCTGCTCTGGCCTCCTCACCCTTGTAGTCTCACTGTGCACAGCACCCATCCCACACAAACAT CTCCACCGCCTGGTTTTCAGTCTCCGGCACAgcaaggagaagagggaggacCTGGATGCTGATGAGCTGGAAGGCCTAACCTCATGTGTTGTTCAGAATGGGTGCCCTGAGCATGCAGTGAGCATGGAGG AGCCCCAGTCCCCAGCACCAGGCCTATTCCACCAGTGCCTGCTCTGGTTCTGTGGAATAAGTAGGGGTGAGGCAGGCGGCCACCAACTGCCTACACAGGAGGAGGTGGCTGCAGTAGCCAGGCGACTGGAGGACATCAGTGAGGACCCAAGCTGGGCCCGTGTTGTCAACCTCAATGCATTGCTCATGATGGCTGTGGCCATGTTCCTCTGGGGCTTTTATGCCTGA
- the SLC5A2 gene encoding sodium/glucose cotransporter 2 isoform X4, whose product MEEHTEPGLVPGLGDQRVLIDNPADILVIAAYFLLVIGVGLWSMCKTNRGTVGGYFLAGRNMVWWPALFVVLLLGWLFAPVYLTAGVITMPQYLRKRFGGHRIRLYLSVLSLFLYIFTKISVDMFSGAVFIQQALGWNIYASVIALLGITMIYTVTGGLAALMYTDTVQTFVILGGAFILMGYAFHEVGGYSGLFDKYLRAMTSLTVSEDPAVGNISSSCYRPRPDSYHLLRDPVTGDLPWPALLLGLTIVSSWYWCSDQVIVQRCLAGKNLTHIKAGCILCGYLKLMPMFLMVMPGMISRILYPDEVACVVPEVCRRICGTEVGCSNIAYPRLVVKLMPSGLRGLMLAVMLAALMSSLASIFNSSSTLFTMDIYTRLRPHAGNRELLLVGRVWVVFIVAVSVAWLPVVQAAQGGQLFDYIQAVSSYLAPPVSAVFVLALFVPRINEKGAFWGLIGGLLMGLARLIPEFSFGSGNCVRPSVCPALLCRVHYLYFAIMLFICSGLLTLVVSLCTAPIPHKHLHRLVFSLRHSKEKREDLDADELEGLTSCVVQNGCPEHAVSMEEPQSPAPGLFHQCLLWFCGISRGEAGGHQLPTQEEVAAVARRLEDISEDPSWARVVNLNALLMMAVAMFLWGFYA is encoded by the exons ATGGAGGAACACACAGAGCCAGGCTTGGTACCAGGGCTGGGGGACCAGAGGGTCCTAATCGACAACCCTGCTGACATTCTGGTTATTGCTGCTTATTTCCTGCTGGTCATTGGTGTCGGCTTGTGG TCCATGTGCAAAACCAACAGAGGCACCGTTGGCGGCTATTTCCTGGCAGGACGAAACATGGTGTGGTGGCCG GCGCTGTTCGTGGTTCTGCTACTGGGCTGGCTCTTCGCACCAGTGTACCTGACCGCGGGAGTAATTACGATGCCACAGTACCTGCGCAAGCGCTTCGGCGGCCATCGTATCCGCCTCTACCTGTCTGTGCTCTCGCTTTTTCTGTACATCTTCACCAAGATTTCG GTGGACATGTTCTCCGGCGCGGTATTCATTCAACAGGCTCTGGGCTGGAACATCTATGCCTCTGTCATTGCACTCTTGGGCATCACCATGATCTACACTGTGACAG GAGGGCTGGCAGCACTGATGTACACGGATACTGTGCAGACCTTCGTCATTCTCGGGGGGGCCTTCATCCTCATGGGTTACG CCTTCCACGAGGTGGGCGGGTATTCAGGGCTTTTCGACAAATACTTGAGGGCAATGACGTCACTGACCGTGTCGGAGGATCCAGCTGTGGGCAACATCTCCAGCTCCTGCTACCGACCCCGACCCGACTCCTACCACTTGCTCCGGGACCCCGTGACGGGGGACCTGCCGTGGCCCGCGTTGCTCCTGGGGCTTACCATCGTCTCCAGCTGGTACTGGTGCAGCGACCAG GTCATTGTGCAGCGCTGCTTGGCCGGGAAGAACCTGACTCACATCAAGGCAGGCTGCATCCTGTGTGGCTACTTGAAGCTGATGCCCATGTTCCTCATGGTCATGCCGGGCATGATCAGCCGTATTCTCTACCCTG ATGAGGTGGCTTGCGTGGTGCCTGAGGTGTGTAGGCGCATTTGTGGAACTGAGGTGGGCTGCTCCAACATTGCCTACCCGAGGCTCGTGGTGAAGCTCATGCCCAGTG GTCTGCGTGGACTTATGCTGGCAGTTATGCTGGCTGCGCTCATGTCCTCACTGGCCTCAATCTTTAACAGCAGCAGCACCCTTTTCACCATGGACATCTACACGCGCCTGCGTCCCCATGCGGGCAACCGTGAGCTGCTACTAGTAGGACG GGTCTGGGTGGTGTTCATTGTGGCTGTGTCGGTGGCCTGGCTACCTGTGGTACAAGCAGCGCAGGGCGGGCAGCTCTTTGATTATATCCAGGCAGTCTCCAGCTACCTGGCGCCACCTGTGTCCGCTGTCTTTGTGCTGGCACTTTTCGTGCCCCGCATCAATGAAAAG GGCGCCTTTTGGGGACTGATTGGGGGTCTGCTGATGGGTCTAGCACGCCTAATTCCCGAGTTCTCCTTCGGCTCGGGTAACTGTGTGCGACCCTCAGTGTGCCCCGCACTCCTCTGCCGTGTGCACTACCTCTACTTTGCCATCATGCTCTTCATCTGCTCTGGCCTCCTCACCCTTGTAGTCTCACTGTGCACAGCACCCATCCCACACAAACAT CTCCACCGCCTGGTTTTCAGTCTCCGGCACAgcaaggagaagagggaggacCTGGATGCTGATGAGCTGGAAGGCCTAACCTCATGTGTTGTTCAGAATGGGTGCCCTGAGCATGCAGTGAGCATGGAGG AGCCCCAGTCCCCAGCACCAGGCCTATTCCACCAGTGCCTGCTCTGGTTCTGTGGAATAAGTAGGGGTGAGGCAGGCGGCCACCAACTGCCTACACAGGAGGAGGTGGCTGCAGTAGCCAGGCGACTGGAGGACATCAGTGAGGACCCAAGCTGGGCCCGTGTTGTCAACCTCAATGCATTGCTCATGATGGCTGTGGCCATGTTCCTCTGGGGCTTTTATGCCTGA